From the genome of Bactrocera oleae isolate idBacOlea1 chromosome 2, idBacOlea1, whole genome shotgun sequence, one region includes:
- the tacc gene encoding transforming acidic coiled-coil-containing protein 3 isoform X4, whose product MKKIIIEIAGAMGNLSGKQSSKYNAVCSKNANLKATPTTQSTESLPSSPLKSAAMAPVADSVSTTTIKASEPEPKAGTFGGLSPVSLKTGAHVDIKCDAASDLNETKMPEMRTALNLYAEDRAKLTFEDGLIPTLTAAINEHEKHDGNLEKDDSNSVQHLQVKLEPDTAASSDNETFTECQSYQIGSANDYGFIADEYSFENSEIESYFSAANSRNATLTTGEADPLSVTINKTSEQDESDQGQLQSLLSAMSGEDLLAQNTHPLDVTFNEEPMDIDESFTDIKQNISVEGCQLSTTNVLVDNESTSKTTEPKDVVTNAEETQCKQVNFIRNEPAPKDVALPQPELEIAQTKLEVSLNKSIEIPTSTTQKTNYEHNNLDSSSTETASEVTADLTQATIGSTSPTSIHSANTSLHPIEEELLKYKFQGKQEIGNSWTGSQNALDLTVDIDSSTYSNKSSATSPSFPIKHKGNSLKQFPRSPTAAVPKNMTFLEKSEYTERIEIERKKSTVSEPKLELFGSRKTSTVDETSEQHAKSENLAASITSTTVCPNEPINDEIVSKKVNGGTATDTVALLASVSSMDSLDKRRTYNVSPQVTPSREIESVTETCVNDHDKRRTFNMPAAPQAPSIVAQKYEKDEDKPRIFNMPAMTQETDVTTQKPESESSNRRTFNILGSEDIVAEKSSSENNSDATKRPRTYIVSEPTFPMGPNTDEINVPMDIDDTLPAEPAVAAGQSNTTKSRTPMQSPTTTVCSSPPIPTLQNRIGNTITTSTSPPIPTLQNRVRNDQIQLIMDDDAFKVPLPPSPASSTASPPMATIQKRPSIHAYKNTEDVVEALSAKEQTKRDASDEKDVFAGNCTPSPMEEQPSSTSTFGNFGTHLNVDVDQQEFASEQFENGNNLILNPSDFDFLLTKGNNSAPIDRSSILLKFDPLLGVPVPANQVLQQKPTKQTPQILQNILGDNLTNLSPTLEEDEHLTSASTSSISNNQSFVVETDNKRKTDEEESAKSKQNLIKISAEKHQRQPQPAVLKKHASMSVDVIKDMNIDNDSNKSFVNSNSQPDEKQINYKMDELEKKIKNEVLKTEDIEKKLKEAEQREEALIKRITEKDKTITKMTGVIEAYEKAIAELIAEKEQLLQNYEKQLAEIKADRDSNYQHLTSLETTFADLHVKYGKSKEMTLQLKADEEALVVEKRQILENLRLQEQRYEKMKNHAMQQLEIANKKLESLNKEHSIETTKLKALLKKEEISRASINEQLLQKSRENAELVKICDELINGQGS is encoded by the exons atgaaaaaaataataattgaaatcgcTG GAGCAATGGGGAATTTAAGTGGAAAGCAAAGTTCTAAG TACAACGCTGTTTGCTCGAAAAACGCAAATCTCAAAGCCACGCCCACAACGCAATCCACAGAGTCATTGCCTTCATCGCCACTAAAATCAGCTGCTATGGCACCTGTGGCTGATAGCGTTTCTACGACAACTATTAAAGCGAGCGAACCTGAGCCGAAAGCTGGGACTTTCGGTGGACTCTCTCCAGTGTCGCTTAAAACAGGTGCTCATGTAGATATTAAATGTG ATGCAGCAAGCGATTTAAATGAGACAAAAATGCCAGAAATGCGCACCGCGCTCAATCTGTATGCGGAAG atCGCGCAAAACTAACTTTTGAAGACGGTCTTATACCAACATTAACAGCAGCCATAAATGAGCATGAAAAACATGATGGTAATCTTGAAAAAG aTGACTCAAATTCGGTTCAACACCTGCAGGTAAAACTTGAACCGGACACCGCTGCCTCATCGGACAATGAAACCTTCACGGAATGTCAGTCCTACCAAATCGGGTCTGCTAACGATTATGGTTTTATAGCGGATGAATATAGTTTTGAGAATTCAGAAATCGAGTCATACTTTAGTGCTGCTAACTCAAGAAATGCTACACTCACTACAGGTGAAGCAGATCCTTTAAGTGTCACTATAAATAAAACGTCAGAACAGGATGAGAGTGACCAAGGTCAGTTGCAATCACTGCTCTCAGCTATGAGTGGTGAGGATTTGTTAGCGCAAAATACGCATCCGTTAGATGTAACCTTTAACGAAGAACCAATGGACATAGATGAGAGTTTTACTgacataaaacaaaatataagcgTTGAAGGATGCCAGTTGTCTACAACTAATGTCTTAGTTGATAATGAGTCAACTTCGAAAACAACAGAGCCTAAAGATGTTGTCACTAATGCCGAAGAGACTCAGTGTAAGcaagtaaattttattagaaaCGAACCTGCACCCAAAGATGTTGCGTTGCCTCAGCCCGAGTTAGAAATTGCACAAACAAAACTTGAGGTGTCTCTAAACAAAAGTATCGAGATACCTACATCAACAACGCAAAAAACCAATTATGAGCATAACAATCTAGATAGCAGCAGTACTGAAACAGCTTCGGAAGTAACAGCCGATCTTACACAAGCAACAATTGGTTCGACATCACCAACTTCGATTCATTCGGCAAATACCAGTTTACATCCCATCGAAGAAGagttattgaaatataaatttcaagGGAAACAAGAAATCGGTAACTCCTGGACTGGTTCGCAAAATGCACTGGATCTAACAGTGGATATAGACTCATCAACGTATAGCAATAAAAGTTCAGCTACCTCACCAAGTTTCCCTATAAAACATAAGGGCAACTCACTCAAACAATTTCCACGCTCGCCCACTGCGGCCGTGCCAAAAAATATGACATTCTTAGAAAAATCCGAATACACTGAGCGTATTGAAATCGAACGTAAAAAATCGACAGTCAGTGAGCCGAAGCTGGAGCTATTTGGTTCACGAAAAACATCGACGGTCGACGAAACATCAGAACAGCATGCAAAATCGGAAAATCTTGCTGCAAGCATTACTAGCACTACGGTATGTCCAAATGAGCCTATTAATGATGAAATTGTGTCAAAAAAAGTAAATGGCGGCACAGCAACGGATACAGTTGCTCTTTTAGCAAGTGTTTCTTCAATGGACAGTTTAGATAAACGTCGTACATATAATGTATCACCTCAAGTGACACCTTCCAGGGAAATAGAGAGCGTGACAGAAACATGTGTGAACGATCACGATAAACGACGCACCTTTAATATGCCTGCAGCGCCACAAGCACCAAGTATCGTtgcacaaaaatatgaaaaagacgAGGACAAACCACGTATCTTTAATATGCCTGCAATGACACAGGAAACAGACGTTACTACTCAAAAACCAGAGAGTGAGAGCAGTAATCGACggacatttaatattttaggcTCAGAAGATATAGTAGCAGAGAAATCTTCAAGCGAAAATAATTCTGATGCAACTAAGAGGCCTCGTACTTACATTGTATCTGAACCAACATTTCCGATGGGACCAAATACTGATGAAATAAATGTTCCTATGGACATAGACGACACATTACCTGCAGAGCCAGCAGTAGCGGCTGGCCAAAGCAACACAACAAAATCCCGTACACCGATGCAGTCTCCCACAACAACTGTTTGTAGTTCGCCACCAATACCAACTCTACAAAATCGTATTGgaaacacaataacaacaagcacaTCACCGCCAATACCGACACTACAAAATCGGGTACGAAATGACCAAATCCAACTTATTATGGATGATGATGCCTTTAAAGTGCCACTACCACCATCGCCAGCATCATCGACGGCATCACCACCAATGGCTACCATACAAAAACGACCATCTATCCATGCGTACAAAAATACTGAAGATGTCGTTGAAGCGCTATCCGCCAAAGAGCAAACCAAACGCGATGCCAGTGATGAGAAGGATGTGTTTGCTGGAAATTGTACACCCTCGCCCATGGAAGAGCAACCATCTTCAACAAGCACTTTTGGTAATTTCGGCACTCATTTAAACGTTGATGTGGACCAGCAAGAATTTGCAAGTGAGCAATTTGAGAATGGAAATAATT TAATTTTGAATCCATCCGACTTCGATTTTCTACTCACAAAAGGCAATAATAGCGCGCCAATTGATCGCagttcaattttactgaaattcGATCCGTTACTTGGCGTGCCAGTACCTGCAAATCAAGTGCTACAACAGAAACCAACAAAGCAAACACCACAAATATTGCAAAACATTTTAGGCGATAATCTAACTAACTTAAGTCCAACACTCGAAGAGGACGAGCACTTAACATCAGCGTCCACATCATCCATTAGCAATAATCAATCGTTTGTTGTTGAGACAGATAATAAAAGGAAAACTGACGAAGAGGAGAGTGCCAAGTCGAAACAGAACTTGATTAAGATTTCGGCAGAGAAACATCAACGCCAACCACAACCAGCTGTTTTAAAG AAGCATGCCAGTATGAGTGTCGACGTGATTAAGGATATGAATATCGACAACGATTCTAACAAATCTTTTGTGAATTCAAA CTCACAACCCGATGAAAAACAAATTAACTACAAAATGGATGAACTcgagaagaaaattaaaaacgaagT ACTCAAAACTGAGGATATCGAAAAGAAATTGAAAGAAGCTGAACAGCGCGAGGAGGCATTAATCAAGCGGATAACGGAAAAagacaaaacaataacaaaaatgac CGGTGTCATTGAAGCGTACGAAAAAGCAATTGCTGAGCTAATCGCTGAAAAAGAGCAATTATTACAAAACTACGAGAAACAGTTGGCGGAGATCAAGGCGGATCGCGACTCGAATTATCAACATCTCACGTCACTCGAAACGACATTTGCTGATCTGCATGT CAAATATGGCAAAAGTAAGGAAATGACGCTGCAGCTGAAAGCAGACGAAGAGGCTTTAGTGGTAGAGAAGCGGCAAATACTGGAAAATCTGCGACTTCAAGAGCAGCGatatgaaaaaatgaaaaatcatgCGATGCAACAGCTGGAAAT CGCCAACAAAAAGCTCGAATCACTTAACAAAGAGCACAGTATCGAAACAACAAAACTGAAAGCACTACTCAAAAAGGAGGAAATCTCACGTGCCTCTATCAATGAGCAATTACTGCAAAAGTCGAGAGAAAATGCGGAGCTGGTTAAGATATGTGATGAACTAATTAATGGCCAGGGAAGTTAA
- the tacc gene encoding transforming acidic coiled-coil-containing protein 3 isoform X3, with protein sequence MECFENKEARTANYGDHSTEAPKLNRIAVNRAVLKELNSNENNLYNAVCSKNANLKATPTTQSTESLPSSPLKSAAMAPVADSVSTTTIKASEPEPKAGTFGGLSPVSLKTGAHVDIKCDAASDLNETKMPEMRTALNLYAEDRAKLTFEDGLIPTLTAAINEHEKHDGNLEKDDSNSVQHLQVKLEPDTAASSDNETFTECQSYQIGSANDYGFIADEYSFENSEIESYFSAANSRNATLTTGEADPLSVTINKTSEQDESDQGQLQSLLSAMSGEDLLAQNTHPLDVTFNEEPMDIDESFTDIKQNISVEGCQLSTTNVLVDNESTSKTTEPKDVVTNAEETQCKQVNFIRNEPAPKDVALPQPELEIAQTKLEVSLNKSIEIPTSTTQKTNYEHNNLDSSSTETASEVTADLTQATIGSTSPTSIHSANTSLHPIEEELLKYKFQGKQEIGNSWTGSQNALDLTVDIDSSTYSNKSSATSPSFPIKHKGNSLKQFPRSPTAAVPKNMTFLEKSEYTERIEIERKKSTVSEPKLELFGSRKTSTVDETSEQHAKSENLAASITSTTVCPNEPINDEIVSKKVNGGTATDTVALLASVSSMDSLDKRRTYNVSPQVTPSREIESVTETCVNDHDKRRTFNMPAAPQAPSIVAQKYEKDEDKPRIFNMPAMTQETDVTTQKPESESSNRRTFNILGSEDIVAEKSSSENNSDATKRPRTYIVSEPTFPMGPNTDEINVPMDIDDTLPAEPAVAAGQSNTTKSRTPMQSPTTTVCSSPPIPTLQNRIGNTITTSTSPPIPTLQNRVRNDQIQLIMDDDAFKVPLPPSPASSTASPPMATIQKRPSIHAYKNTEDVVEALSAKEQTKRDASDEKDVFAGNCTPSPMEEQPSSTSTFGNFGTHLNVDVDQQEFASEQFENGNNLILNPSDFDFLLTKGNNSAPIDRSSILLKFDPLLGVPVPANQVLQQKPTKQTPQILQNILGDNLTNLSPTLEEDEHLTSASTSSISNNQSFVVETDNKRKTDEEESAKSKQNLIKISAEKHQRQPQPAVLKKHASMSVDVIKDMNIDNDSNKSFVNSNSQPDEKQINYKMDELEKKIKNEVLKTEDIEKKLKEAEQREEALIKRITEKDKTITKMTGVIEAYEKAIAELIAEKEQLLQNYEKQLAEIKADRDSNYQHLTSLETTFADLHVKYGKSKEMTLQLKADEEALVVEKRQILENLRLQEQRYEKMKNHAMQQLEIANKKLESLNKEHSIETTKLKALLKKEEISRASINEQLLQKSRENAELVKICDELINGQGS encoded by the exons ATGGAATGCTTTGAAAACAAAGAAGCGCGAACCGCTAACTATGGTGATCACTCTACTGAAGCGCCAAAGTTAAATCGCATCGCAGTTAATCGTGCGGTATTAAAGGAATTGAATTCCAATGAAAACAATTTG TACAACGCTGTTTGCTCGAAAAACGCAAATCTCAAAGCCACGCCCACAACGCAATCCACAGAGTCATTGCCTTCATCGCCACTAAAATCAGCTGCTATGGCACCTGTGGCTGATAGCGTTTCTACGACAACTATTAAAGCGAGCGAACCTGAGCCGAAAGCTGGGACTTTCGGTGGACTCTCTCCAGTGTCGCTTAAAACAGGTGCTCATGTAGATATTAAATGTG ATGCAGCAAGCGATTTAAATGAGACAAAAATGCCAGAAATGCGCACCGCGCTCAATCTGTATGCGGAAG atCGCGCAAAACTAACTTTTGAAGACGGTCTTATACCAACATTAACAGCAGCCATAAATGAGCATGAAAAACATGATGGTAATCTTGAAAAAG aTGACTCAAATTCGGTTCAACACCTGCAGGTAAAACTTGAACCGGACACCGCTGCCTCATCGGACAATGAAACCTTCACGGAATGTCAGTCCTACCAAATCGGGTCTGCTAACGATTATGGTTTTATAGCGGATGAATATAGTTTTGAGAATTCAGAAATCGAGTCATACTTTAGTGCTGCTAACTCAAGAAATGCTACACTCACTACAGGTGAAGCAGATCCTTTAAGTGTCACTATAAATAAAACGTCAGAACAGGATGAGAGTGACCAAGGTCAGTTGCAATCACTGCTCTCAGCTATGAGTGGTGAGGATTTGTTAGCGCAAAATACGCATCCGTTAGATGTAACCTTTAACGAAGAACCAATGGACATAGATGAGAGTTTTACTgacataaaacaaaatataagcgTTGAAGGATGCCAGTTGTCTACAACTAATGTCTTAGTTGATAATGAGTCAACTTCGAAAACAACAGAGCCTAAAGATGTTGTCACTAATGCCGAAGAGACTCAGTGTAAGcaagtaaattttattagaaaCGAACCTGCACCCAAAGATGTTGCGTTGCCTCAGCCCGAGTTAGAAATTGCACAAACAAAACTTGAGGTGTCTCTAAACAAAAGTATCGAGATACCTACATCAACAACGCAAAAAACCAATTATGAGCATAACAATCTAGATAGCAGCAGTACTGAAACAGCTTCGGAAGTAACAGCCGATCTTACACAAGCAACAATTGGTTCGACATCACCAACTTCGATTCATTCGGCAAATACCAGTTTACATCCCATCGAAGAAGagttattgaaatataaatttcaagGGAAACAAGAAATCGGTAACTCCTGGACTGGTTCGCAAAATGCACTGGATCTAACAGTGGATATAGACTCATCAACGTATAGCAATAAAAGTTCAGCTACCTCACCAAGTTTCCCTATAAAACATAAGGGCAACTCACTCAAACAATTTCCACGCTCGCCCACTGCGGCCGTGCCAAAAAATATGACATTCTTAGAAAAATCCGAATACACTGAGCGTATTGAAATCGAACGTAAAAAATCGACAGTCAGTGAGCCGAAGCTGGAGCTATTTGGTTCACGAAAAACATCGACGGTCGACGAAACATCAGAACAGCATGCAAAATCGGAAAATCTTGCTGCAAGCATTACTAGCACTACGGTATGTCCAAATGAGCCTATTAATGATGAAATTGTGTCAAAAAAAGTAAATGGCGGCACAGCAACGGATACAGTTGCTCTTTTAGCAAGTGTTTCTTCAATGGACAGTTTAGATAAACGTCGTACATATAATGTATCACCTCAAGTGACACCTTCCAGGGAAATAGAGAGCGTGACAGAAACATGTGTGAACGATCACGATAAACGACGCACCTTTAATATGCCTGCAGCGCCACAAGCACCAAGTATCGTtgcacaaaaatatgaaaaagacgAGGACAAACCACGTATCTTTAATATGCCTGCAATGACACAGGAAACAGACGTTACTACTCAAAAACCAGAGAGTGAGAGCAGTAATCGACggacatttaatattttaggcTCAGAAGATATAGTAGCAGAGAAATCTTCAAGCGAAAATAATTCTGATGCAACTAAGAGGCCTCGTACTTACATTGTATCTGAACCAACATTTCCGATGGGACCAAATACTGATGAAATAAATGTTCCTATGGACATAGACGACACATTACCTGCAGAGCCAGCAGTAGCGGCTGGCCAAAGCAACACAACAAAATCCCGTACACCGATGCAGTCTCCCACAACAACTGTTTGTAGTTCGCCACCAATACCAACTCTACAAAATCGTATTGgaaacacaataacaacaagcacaTCACCGCCAATACCGACACTACAAAATCGGGTACGAAATGACCAAATCCAACTTATTATGGATGATGATGCCTTTAAAGTGCCACTACCACCATCGCCAGCATCATCGACGGCATCACCACCAATGGCTACCATACAAAAACGACCATCTATCCATGCGTACAAAAATACTGAAGATGTCGTTGAAGCGCTATCCGCCAAAGAGCAAACCAAACGCGATGCCAGTGATGAGAAGGATGTGTTTGCTGGAAATTGTACACCCTCGCCCATGGAAGAGCAACCATCTTCAACAAGCACTTTTGGTAATTTCGGCACTCATTTAAACGTTGATGTGGACCAGCAAGAATTTGCAAGTGAGCAATTTGAGAATGGAAATAATT TAATTTTGAATCCATCCGACTTCGATTTTCTACTCACAAAAGGCAATAATAGCGCGCCAATTGATCGCagttcaattttactgaaattcGATCCGTTACTTGGCGTGCCAGTACCTGCAAATCAAGTGCTACAACAGAAACCAACAAAGCAAACACCACAAATATTGCAAAACATTTTAGGCGATAATCTAACTAACTTAAGTCCAACACTCGAAGAGGACGAGCACTTAACATCAGCGTCCACATCATCCATTAGCAATAATCAATCGTTTGTTGTTGAGACAGATAATAAAAGGAAAACTGACGAAGAGGAGAGTGCCAAGTCGAAACAGAACTTGATTAAGATTTCGGCAGAGAAACATCAACGCCAACCACAACCAGCTGTTTTAAAG AAGCATGCCAGTATGAGTGTCGACGTGATTAAGGATATGAATATCGACAACGATTCTAACAAATCTTTTGTGAATTCAAA CTCACAACCCGATGAAAAACAAATTAACTACAAAATGGATGAACTcgagaagaaaattaaaaacgaagT ACTCAAAACTGAGGATATCGAAAAGAAATTGAAAGAAGCTGAACAGCGCGAGGAGGCATTAATCAAGCGGATAACGGAAAAagacaaaacaataacaaaaatgac CGGTGTCATTGAAGCGTACGAAAAAGCAATTGCTGAGCTAATCGCTGAAAAAGAGCAATTATTACAAAACTACGAGAAACAGTTGGCGGAGATCAAGGCGGATCGCGACTCGAATTATCAACATCTCACGTCACTCGAAACGACATTTGCTGATCTGCATGT CAAATATGGCAAAAGTAAGGAAATGACGCTGCAGCTGAAAGCAGACGAAGAGGCTTTAGTGGTAGAGAAGCGGCAAATACTGGAAAATCTGCGACTTCAAGAGCAGCGatatgaaaaaatgaaaaatcatgCGATGCAACAGCTGGAAAT CGCCAACAAAAAGCTCGAATCACTTAACAAAGAGCACAGTATCGAAACAACAAAACTGAAAGCACTACTCAAAAAGGAGGAAATCTCACGTGCCTCTATCAATGAGCAATTACTGCAAAAGTCGAGAGAAAATGCGGAGCTGGTTAAGATATGTGATGAACTAATTAATGGCCAGGGAAGTTAA